From the Terriglobia bacterium genome, the window CTGCTCAGCCTGCTCAGCCTGCTCGGCCTGCAGTATTCCGTCTTTATGCCCATCTTCGCCACCGACATCCTGCATGGCGGCCCGCGCGGCCTGGGCTTCCTGATGAGCGCGGCGGGCGTCGGCGCGGTGATCGGAGCGCTGCACTTCGCCGCGCGGACCGCCTACAAGGGCCTGGCGCGTTTTATCGCCGTGACCTCTTCCATCTGCGCCGCCGGTCTCATCGTCTTCTCCCAGTCGCAGCTCTTTCTGCTCTCGGCGGGCGTGCTCGCCGTGGTCGGCTTCGCCGCCACCGCGCAGATGGCCGCCACCAACACCATCGTGCAGAACCGCGTCTCGGACGAACTGCGCGGCCGGGTCATGGCCGTTTACGCCGCGATGTTCATGGGCGTGCAGCCCATCGGCGCGCTGTTTGCCGGCATCATCGCGCGGCACATCGGCGCGCCGCTCACGCTCACCATCTTCGGCTCGGTGTGCCTTGCCGGCACGCTCCTCTTCGTCTTCCGCGTGCTTTTGCGCATCGAGCCGTCCCCGCCACTCCCCGCCCCTTCGTAGCCAGCTGCGGAGAGCGACGTCTATTTCAGTCATTCCGAGGGAAGTCCCGATGTTCTTCATCAGGAGTGAGTCGAGGAATCTTTCCGCAATCGAAGAGAGATTCCGCGCTGCGCTTGGAATGGCGGATGCAGATGTGCGGTTCGGCGAACTCTCGAGCGGGATGGGGCGGTAAAGCCAGTCAGCGCCTAGGCCGGCAGTTGCCCGCACCAGTTGTCACAGTTCCAGCTCCATCCCATCGAAAGCGATCGCCCGCCCCGCCGCCAGCAACTCCCGGTGTTCCGCGCTCTCCTCATCGAGAATGGGGTTGGTGTTGTTCAGATGGATGAGCACGCAGCGCGTCTGATGAGCGGACTGCAATTGCCCGAGAAGGCCGCTTGCGCCAGAGAGCGGCAAGTGCCCCAGCTGCCGGGCCGTCTTGCCGCTGCTTTGTATTTTGATGAGTTCGTCGTCCGTCCAGAAGGTCCCGTCAAGCAATGCCAGATGGCTCTCGCTGATGCGTCGTTTCCAATCTTCGCCGCGGCCCGGCAGGCTGGGAGCATAGAAAAACCTCTTCTCGCCTTGCACCAGCTGCAGGCCGATCACGGCTTCTTCTTCCGGCAAGCTGCTCCGCAGATGGTCGCTCACATAGTCCGGAAAACTCCCGTTCAGCGGCACGGCCTTGCAGAAAAGATTCATTTTTGCTCCGGCCGGGCCCTGCGCGACGAGGGAAATCAGCCGGTCCAGAGGAAGAACTTCCCAGCGCGACGGAGGGTTGGAGCGCGCTAAGGTGCGGAAAAGGCTGTTGTCCTCGGTCAGTATGCGCCGCACCGATAAGGTCGAATAGATCCGCAGCGGCTGGAATTCCCGCAGATGGAGCAGGCCCAGTACGCACTCCACGTCCGCACTCGTAAGCAGGATCGCGGAGATGGGGGTGCTGCGCGGCGCGCCCTTCGGAGCAAATTCAGAGTGCGCGGCGAGCTGTTGCCGCAAGTCGGGAGAAGCGTTCAGGAGGAACCAGGAAGAACCGTCGGGCGAAACCGCGAGCTGCGCCTGGGTGCGCGCGCGCCCGCGCAGGGTGCCATCGCGCAGGCGGCTGCAATTGCGGCAGGCGCAATTCCACTGGGGAAATCCGCCCCCGGCGGCGGAGCCGAGGACCTTGACGCGCATACAGGCTTACAGTTCCGCACCGGCGGAAGAGTTAATTTCGCAGTTCAGGTCCATCTCTTCGTGCTGTGGCGTGACCCGTTCCATTGGTGCACCCCCCTGCGAGCGGTCATCTCGCCGCGCCCGCTCAGATGGCGCGACCCGCGCAGTATAACGTTGCCCTCGCTGCCGCAAGAGGTTTTTTCCACGGCCCATTCTGCCCGCGCCAGGTTTCCGCCGCGTGAGCCTGGTCTGGCTCCCACCGGCGCATGCTGTGACTCGCACCGGGAGCAGCAAGGCCACCACCAATCCTCGTCGCTCCGGACCCCCGGAGCGCAATCCCTAGGGGCTATTTTTCCGCGCTGCGCAGGGTGTTCCACTTTCTGCTTCGGCCTGCGAAATATTTTTATCAATATTGAGAATTCCCCTTGACAAGCCCGGAATCCAGTCTATTATGTGGCACAAAGTGGAAGGAAGTGGTGAGCAGTAGAGAAGAGTAGAGGACATTAGAGGGTCGTGGTGATTCGCCATAATCGCTGCCACACTTTGAGCCAAACACATGAAACTGCGGGGGAACTGTCCGGCGAAGGTCGACGAGAAGGGTCGGTTGAAGATACCCGCCGTGTTTCTCGACGCGCTCAAGGAGTACGGGAACCAGTTCTACATCACCAGCACCACGGGGGAATCGGCGCGGATCTATCCGATGAAAGTCTGGTCTGAGATCGAGGACAAGCTGGCTAAAGTCTCCTCGCAGAACCGGGCCAAGAGGAAGTTTCTGATGCGCACCAGCTATTTCGGACAGACGGTCGAAGTGGACGGGCAGGGCCGGGTGCTGGTGCCCGCGGTGCTGCGCGAGGCCGCGCGGATGAAGGGCGAAGTGGACGTCTTCGGCAACCTCGACTATCTCGAGGTCATGAACCATAGCCGAGTGATGGAAGACCTGAAAAATTCGCCGTACACCGATGACGACGACAAGGCATTGGAAGACCTGGGGATTTGAGGCTGCCAAAGCCAGGGCAGGGAGAATTTGACAGCGCCGCACACGCCGGTGCTCTTGCAGGAGGTGCTCGAATGGCTGCGAATCAGGCCCGACGGAACGTATCTGGACGCCACCCTGGGCGCCGGCGGCCATGCGGAAGCCATCGCGCGGCACTTGACCTCCGGGCGGTTGATCGGCCTGGACCGGGACGCACGGGCTATCGAGCTGGCGCGGGAGCGCCTGAAGAGCTTTGGGGCGACAGTGACGCTGGTGCAGTCGCCGTTTTCGAGGATTGCGACGGTCGTGCAGGAGCTGGAGCTGCCGCCGTTGGACGGCGTGCTGGCCGATCTGGGAGTTTCCAGCATGCAGCTTGACCGCGCCGAGCGCGGCTTTTCGTTTCGCGAAGCGGGTCCGCTGGACATGCGCATGGACGACCGCGACGCCGAGACCGCAGACGAGATTGTGAATCGCTGGCCGGAGCAGGAACTGGCCGATTTGCTCTATCGGGAAGCCGAAGAGCACGATTCCAGAAGGATCGCCAGGGCCATTGTCCGCGCGCGTCCCATCCGGGACACCGCGCACCTGGCAACGGTTGTAGCAGGGGCCCGGAAGCAATGGGGAAGGCAGAGACTGCATCCCGCGACAAAAACATTTCTGGCGCTGCGGATAGCGGTGAATCGAGAGGTGGAGGAACTCGGGCAGTTTCTTCTCCGGACCCCTGCTACTTTGAATTCCGGCGGACGCTGGGTAGTGCTCAGCTACCACTCGCGGGAAGACTGCCTGGTGAAACAGGCTTTTCGGGAAGGCCAGCGCCAGGGGGTGCTGCGCAACCTGACCAAGCATGTGATTCCCCCGAGGGCCGCGGAAATCGCCGCCAATCCCCGGTCGCGCAGCGCGAAGCTCCGCTGCGCCGAGAAAATATGAGTTTCCTTGGGAAGAAGCGGGCCGCCATGACTGAATTTCACACCATCAAGCGCATCGACAACTCGCGGCTGGTCCGCGCCATGCAGCCCGCGCGAACCCGCGATCTGGCGCGCACCGTGGCCCTGTGGTGCGCGGTCGCCGCTTTCTTCCTGTGCTACGGCTACCAGCGCTTTAATTGCATCGAGCTCAGTTTCCAGCTGGAGGACTTGAAAGCCCGGCAGACGCAGGCTTCGGCCACCAACACGGAACTCAAGCTGGAAGTTGCCGGTCTGCGCAATCCCAGCCGCATCGATCTGATCGCGCGCCGCCAGCTCGGCTTGACCGAGCCTCTGCCGAACCAGATGGAGGCTGGCAGCGGCCCCAGCGACGCGGAAGTGGCCGCCGTGCAGGAAGCGCGGCCCGGCCGCGCGCAATAGCCGCGGAACAGTTTCAGAACCGCCGGGGCGGACGCCAGCACGGCCCGCGAGCCAACCGGGGGTTGACCGCTTTGCGGTCACCCAGAATAAGGATGCAAGCGGCGGTGCGCAGGGCAGAAAAACACCGGCCGGCCTGAAACGACATGTCAGCGCCCCGTTCCCACGTCCGTTTGCTGCTCGTCGCCGGCGTGGTGCTGCTCTGGACGCTGGCGGTGACCGGCCGCCTCGCCTACCTGCAGCTTTTCCGTTACAGCGACTATCTGGGCCGGGCGCAGCGCCAGCAGCAGCGCATCGTTGAAGTCACCCCGCGCCGCGGCTCCATCTACGACCGCAACCTGCATCCCCTGGCCATGAGCGTCCCGGTGGATTCCGCCTTTGCCGTGCCCGCGGAGATCCGCGACACGCCGCTCGCTGCGCGCCTGCTCTCCAGCGTCCTGCACATCCCCCGCGACGTTCTCGAAGCGCGCCTCGATCCCTCGCGCTCCTTCGTGTGGATCGCCCGCAAGCTTCCCCCGGAAAAGGCTCAGGCTCTGGCCGCGCTCAATCTCCGCGGCATCTACTTCCAGAAGGAAAACCAGCGCTTCTATCCCAAGCGCGAGCTGGCCGCGCACGTCCTGGGCTACGTGGACCTGGACGAAAAGGGCATCGGCGGCATTGAATACGCCCTCGACCGCCAGATCCGCGGCAAAGCCGAAAAGATCCTGGTCATGTCCGACGCCCGGCGCCGCTGGTTCGACGCCACGGAAACCACGCGCGATGGCGCCGCCAGCGTGGTCCTGACCCTGGACGAAAAAATTCAGTACATCGCCGAGCGCGAATTGGCCGCAGCCATCGCGCGCACCCACGCCGTGGCCGGCACCGTGGTGGTCCAGAACCCGGCCAACGGCGAGCTGCTGGCCGTCGCCAACTGGCCGCGCTTCAATCCCAACGCCGCCGCCGAGAGCCCCGCCGAAGCCCACATGGACCGCGCCATCAGCGCCCTCTACGAGCCCGGCTCCACCTTCAAGCTCATCACCCTGGCCGCGGCCTTCGACGAGCGCCTCATCCGTCCCGACGACGTCTTCGATTGCCAGAACGGCGCCGTGTACATCGCCGGGCACCGCATCCGCGACCACAAGCCCTTCGGCTTGCTCAGCGTGAAACAGATCCTGGCGGAGTCCAGCGACGTGGGCGCCATCAAG encodes:
- the rsmH gene encoding 16S rRNA (cytosine(1402)-N(4))-methyltransferase RsmH, with amino-acid sequence MTAPHTPVLLQEVLEWLRIRPDGTYLDATLGAGGHAEAIARHLTSGRLIGLDRDARAIELARERLKSFGATVTLVQSPFSRIATVVQELELPPLDGVLADLGVSSMQLDRAERGFSFREAGPLDMRMDDRDAETADEIVNRWPEQELADLLYREAEEHDSRRIARAIVRARPIRDTAHLATVVAGARKQWGRQRLHPATKTFLALRIAVNREVEELGQFLLRTPATLNSGGRWVVLSYHSREDCLVKQAFREGQRQGVLRNLTKHVIPPRAAEIAANPRSRSAKLRCAEKI
- the pqqB gene encoding pyrroloquinoline quinone biosynthesis protein PqqB, with amino-acid sequence MRVKVLGSAAGGGFPQWNCACRNCSRLRDGTLRGRARTQAQLAVSPDGSSWFLLNASPDLRQQLAAHSEFAPKGAPRSTPISAILLTSADVECVLGLLHLREFQPLRIYSTLSVRRILTEDNSLFRTLARSNPPSRWEVLPLDRLISLVAQGPAGAKMNLFCKAVPLNGSFPDYVSDHLRSSLPEEEAVIGLQLVQGEKRFFYAPSLPGRGEDWKRRISESHLALLDGTFWTDDELIKIQSSGKTARQLGHLPLSGASGLLGQLQSAHQTRCVLIHLNNTNPILDEESAEHRELLAAGRAIAFDGMELEL
- a CDS encoding division/cell wall cluster transcriptional repressor MraZ; the protein is MKLRGNCPAKVDEKGRLKIPAVFLDALKEYGNQFYITSTTGESARIYPMKVWSEIEDKLAKVSSQNRAKRKFLMRTSYFGQTVEVDGQGRVLVPAVLREAARMKGEVDVFGNLDYLEVMNHSRVMEDLKNSPYTDDDDKALEDLGI
- a CDS encoding cell division protein FtsL, which encodes MTEFHTIKRIDNSRLVRAMQPARTRDLARTVALWCAVAAFFLCYGYQRFNCIELSFQLEDLKARQTQASATNTELKLEVAGLRNPSRIDLIARRQLGLTEPLPNQMEAGSGPSDAEVAAVQEARPGRAQ